From one Chanodichthys erythropterus isolate Z2021 chromosome 3, ASM2448905v1, whole genome shotgun sequence genomic stretch:
- the gpatch8 gene encoding G patch domain-containing protein 8 isoform X2: MLVFPMPLLCQSLCVICRQLEDNIGHRLLQKHGWKLGQGLGKTMQGRTDPVPIVLKYDVMGMGRMEMELDYAEDATEKRRVLEIEKEDTEELRQKYKDYAEKEKAIAKALEELRANFYCELCDKQYQKHQEFDNHINSYDHAHKQRLKELKQREYARNVSSRSKKDCRKQERMLRRLHELAEQRKQQDHVPGSGPMFKTTTVAVDGEKGEDSMDGVPMTVDTNTEVIEDKGVCSVSGQGSPRTGPTISFGFNKTSSSPTPSGGSQAPKVSVSFSFAKKAPVKLETAAAFFADPGEETVEGEEGQEEGGEKTGGDDIGVASTTDIPQAASGGGGGGGGGGGGGGGGGGGDVGGGGEGEEEQSQPDDGAALASTLNKLKMMMKKEEGYSGQEPQYYHYVPPAHCRVKPHFQFLLFMKATDQCDSKEDEDGAKDEKAATGNVGEQKHIKVSSCTSEKDAENEPAQAQNSNPSPTLAKVNTEEESGSTAAGQIDTAVVVSSNQPADAKQGISESPDTGPRMPTGPFFPVLSKDESTTLQWPSELLEFTKAQPSLSYSCNPLYFDFKLSRNKGNWASKNSKPAKAVSTDGQEGPKPENTDRTPDTSGETCTATSVAGPSTVQKEQSLLKGEGAESENNEQKLQSNEDVSAGSKKKKKKKKHKKSSKHSKRKEKAAVEGELENETPGEKAKKKKKHKRKKSKNKARGTDEIEVEGGGSKEKEKDKDDKDGVSTAQSSGVSTSLEGGKRKRSHKLSQLSGVEEGSAGKPSSKEEHNGTKRLKSDTNAPAASCSASAQKSLSGGRPPSSDSEEDGGSSSQRSRPAHRRSTPPREQRRHRSDDSGRSRSRSSRRGDHNHRRHRGQKSRSRSYSSSSERSSAGSSAYSRRSHSYSDSYSDYSDEERRHRSRIPSSDSDYERRDSGRSHRRHYSSSSSEEDSRSRSRSHSRRKHHRRRHQRSSSRSSSRSSRSSSARSYRRSSYSRSRSSASRSSSSTKGSPHRHGHSRRSDSSTRRRDFNRSRIYRSQSPRSSSRTQSRNSNSSSVQGTRGGGGASSKESGGAAEHRNSFTARQLLEKIQSRKGGDESGTGTKTGIKIKDPPQGYFGPKLPPALGNKSMLSLFGKLQAGKKPPLLPLTRLTESEKSEQGKNSDSNEVILVEPIREFPPPPPPPQPPVQQQQQQQQKQQLEEAVSNAVVPEETRHPPSDPPALHESQPQYEQDPAMMISQYQGEPRQDPSNPILDGHLMGPEMGPQPSMHAYPGYPPPTMEDGDMGMEAEEDGLAPLESQPITFTPEEMEKYSKLQQAAQQHIQQQLLAKQVKSFPSAAAAAAAANLAAAANLAPAPPPPPAALQPIHIQQPTVSAASATSITTVQHAILQHHAAAMGLHPHNPHHPHHAQLAQVHHIPQHHLTPISLSPLGHSLGHSLGHSLGHTGLIPAHHTAFLSGQPIHIIPASALHHTPLALHHIPHAALYPTLFAPRPASAAAAAALQLHPLLHPIFSGQDLQHPPNHGS; encoded by the exons GACGAACTGACCCAGTGCCCATCGTCCTCAAATATGACGTCATGGGAATGGGGCGAATGGAAATGGAG CTGGACTATGCAGAAGATGCCACAGAGAAGCGCCGGGTGTTGGAAATTGAAAAAGAAGACACAGAGGAACTGCGTCAGAAATACAAG GATTATGCAGAGAAGGAAAAAGCCATTGCTAAAGCTCTAGAGGAACTGAGGGCCAACTTCTACTGTGAACTGTGTGATAAGCAATACCAGAAACATCAGGAGTTTGACAATCATATCAACTCCTACGATCATGCACACAAGCAG AGACTGAAGGAGCTGAAGCAGAGAGAGTATGCTCGGAATGTGTCTTCTCGTTCCAAAAAGGATTGCAGAAAACAGGAGCGGATGCTGCGGCGGCTTCATGAACTGGCCGAACAGAGGAAACAGCAAGACCA tgtccCTGGTAGTGGCCCTATGTTTAAAACCACCACAGTGGCAGTAGATGGAGAAAAGGGGGAAGACTCCATGGATGGTGTGCCTATGACAGTGGATACCAACACAGAGGTTATTGAAGATAAGGGAGTCTGTAGTGTTAGTGGTCAAGGCTCCCCTAGAACAGGCCCTACCATCAGCTTTGGGTTTAACAAGACTAGCTCTTCTCCAACACCCTCTGGAGGCTCACAGGCTCCCAAAGTCAGTGTCTCCTTCTCTTTTGCTAAGAAAGCTCCAGTCAAACTTGAGACAGCTGCAGCTTTCTTTGCAGACCCTGGCGAAGAGACAGTGGAAGGAGAAGAAGGTCAGGAAGAGGGAGGAGAAAAGACTGGAGGAGATGATATAGGTGTAGCATCTACCACTGATATCCCCCAAGCAGCatcaggaggaggaggaggtggtggtggtggaggaggaggaggaggaggaggaggaggaggagatgTTGGTGGGGGGGGTGAGGGTGAAGAAGAGCAGTCACAACCAGATGATGGAGCCGCCCTGGCCTCCACTTTGAACAAgttgaagatgatgatgaaaaAGGAAGAAGGTTACTCTGGACAGGAGCCACAGTATTACCATTACGTACCTCCTGCACATTGTCGGGTCAAGCCCCATTTCCAGTTTCTGCTTTTCATGAAGGCTACAGACCAGTGTGATAGCAAGGAGGATGAGGATGGAGCGAAAGATGAGAAGGCAGCAACAGGTAATGTTGGAGAGCAAAAACATATCAAAGTCAGCAGCTGCACATCTGAAAAAGATGCTGAGAATGAACCTGCACAGGCACAAAACTCAAATCCCTCTCCCACATTAGCTAAAGTGAACACAGAGGAAGAATCGGGTAGTACAGCTGCAGGGCAAATTGATACAGCAGTAGTAGTTAGCTCGAACCAACCAGCTGATGCCAAGCAAGGGATATCAGAGTCTCCAGACACAGGTCCCCGCATGCCAACTGGGCCTTTCTTTCCTGTGCTAAGTAAGGATGAAAGCACTACCTTGCAATGGCCTTCTGAATTGTTGGAATTTACTAAGGCTCAGCCATCTCTCTCCTACAGTTGTAATCCTCTTTACTTTGACTTCAAACTGTCAAGAAACAAAGGAAACTGGGCTAGCAAAAACAGCAAACCTGCCAAGGCCGTTAGCACTGATGGACAAGAGGGGCCTAAGCCTGAAAACACAGACAGGACTCCTGACACTAGTGGAGAGACTTGCACTGCTACATCGGTTGCAGGACCCAGTACTGTTCAAAAAGAACAATCTTTATTAAAAGGGGAGGGTGCTGAAAGCGAGAACAATGAGCAGAAATTACAAAGTAATGAAGATGTGTCTGCAGGGtctaagaaaaagaaaaagaagaagaaacacAAGAAATCAAGCAAGCATTCCAAACGTAAAGAAAAAGCAGCAGTGGAGGGGGAGTTGGAGAATGAGACACCAGGAGAgaaagcaaaaaagaaaaagaaacataaaagaaagaaaagcaaaaataaagcaCGTGGCACTGATGAAATTGAAGTAGAGGGAGGTGGCAGtaaggaaaaagagaaagacaaGGATGACAAAGATGGAGTATCCACTGCTCAGTCATCAGGAGTAAGCACATCCCTTGAGGGAGGAAAGAGAAAACGGTCCCACAAATTGTCTCAGTTGTCTGGGGTTGAGGAAGGCAGTGCAGGAAAACCTAGCTCTAAAGAGGAACACAATGGTACTAAACGTCTTAAATCTGACACCAATGCACCTGCTGCCTCCTGCTCTGCCTCAGCCCAAAAGAGCTTAAGTGGAGGTCGACCTCCAAGCAGTGACAGTGAGGAGGATGGAGGATCATCCTCTCAACGTTCTCGACCAGCTCACCGTCGTTCCACACCACCACGTGAGCAGCGCAGACACCGCAGTGATGATTCTGGACGATCACGTAGTAGGTCATCTCGTCGAGGAGACCACAACCATAGACGCCACAGAGGACAAAAGTCACGCAGTCGATCCTACTCAAGTAGCTCAGAGCGTTCCTCAGCAGGTAGCAGTGCTTACAGTCGCCGTAGCCATAGCTACTCAGACAGCTACAGTGACTACAGTGATGAAGAACGTCGCCACAGATCAAGAATACCCTCCTCAGACTCAGACTATGAGAGGCGTGATAGTGGGCGATCTCACAGGCGACATTACTCCTCATCTTCTTCAGAGGAAGACTCGCGTTCACGTTCACGATCACATAGCCGCAGGAAACATCATCGGCGGAGACACCAACGGAGCAGTAGTCGCAGCTCCAGTCGTAGTAGTAGAAGTAGCAGTGCCCGTTCCTACAGACGCAGCAGCTACAGTCGCAGCCGTAGCTCTGCCAGTCGTTCATCTAGCTCCACCAAGGGCTCTCCACATCGACATGGTCACAGCCGGCGATCTGACAGCTCAACACGGCGACGGGATTTCAACCGATCGCGAATCTACCGTTCCCAGTCTCCTAGGTCTTCTTCCCGCACACAATCCCGAAACAGCAATTCTTCATCTGTACAAGGAACTAGAGGTGGTGGTGGAGCTTCCTCAAAGGAGAGTGGAGGTGCTGCAGAACATAGAAATTCATTCACAGCTCGACAACTCTTGGAGAAAATCCAATCTAGAAAAGGAGGAGATGAATCTGGTACTGGCACTAAGACGGGCATCAAGATCAAGGACCCTCCACAGGGATACTTTGGGCCCAAGCTCCCCCCTGCCCTTGGAAACAAAAGTATGTTGTCTCTGTTTGGCAAGCTCCAAGCAGGAAAGAAGCCACCATTACTTCCTCTTACACGTTTAACCGAGAGTGAAAAGTCTGAACAGGGGAAAAATTCCGATAGTAATGAAGTGATCCTGGTAGAACCCATTCGTGAGTTTCCCCCACCTCCTCCTCCACCTCAGCCACCAgttcaacaacagcagcaacaacaacaaaagcagCAATTGGAGGAGGCTGTATCAAATGCTGTAGTGCCCGAGGAGACTAGACATCCACCCTCAGACCCTCCAGCCCTTCATGAGTCTCAGCCACAATATGAGCAGGATCCAGCAATGATGATATCACAATACCAAGGTGAGCCAAGACAAGACCCCAGTAACCCCATTTTGGACGGGCATCTAATGGGCCCCGAGATGGGACCGCAGCCTTCTATGCATGCCTACCCTGGTTACCCCCCTCCCACAATGGAGGATGGGGACATGGGCATGGAAGCTGAAGAGGATGGTCTTGCACCTTTAGAAAGTCAACCAATTACCTTTACCCCAGAGGAAATGGAGAAATACAGCAAGTTGCAGCAAGCAGCTCAACAGCACATTCAACAGCAACTGTTGGCCAAGCAGGTGAAGAGCTTCCCCTCAGCTGCAGCTGCTGCAGCCGCAGCTAACTTGGCAGCAGCGGCTAACCTTGCCCCTGCACCGCCGCCACCACCAGCTGCACTGCAGCCTATCCACATCCAGCAACCTACAGTTTCTGCAGCTTCTGCTACCTCTATTACCACAGTGCAGCACGCCATCCTGCAGCACCACGCTGCTGCCATGGGCCTTCATCCCCATAACCCACATCATCCCCACCATGCCCAGCTAGCCCAGGTGCACCACATACCTCAACATCATCTAACTCCTATCTCCTTGTCACCACTGGGCCATTCTTTGGGCCATTCACTGGGTCACTCTTTAGGACACACTGGCCTGATTCCAGCCCACCACACTGCCTTCCTTTCAGGCCAGCCCATACATATTATACCAGCCTCTGCCCTTCATCACACCCCTCTTGCTCTACACCACATCCCCCATGCTGCCCTCTACCCAACGCTTTTCGCCCCTCGGCCAGCCTCTGCTGCGGCAGCGGCTGCCCTACAGCTACACCCACTTCTGCATCCTATCTTCTCAGGGCAGGACCTTCAGCACCCTCCAAACCATGGCTCCTGA
- the gpatch8 gene encoding G patch domain-containing protein 8 isoform X3, whose translation MLLMLMTDNIGHRLLQKHGWKLGQGLGKTMQGRTDPVPIVLKYDVMGMGRMEMELDYAEDATEKRRVLEIEKEDTEELRQKYKDYAEKEKAIAKALEELRANFYCELCDKQYQKHQEFDNHINSYDHAHKQRLKELKQREYARNVSSRSKKDCRKQERMLRRLHELAEQRKQQDHVPGSGPMFKTTTVAVDGEKGEDSMDGVPMTVDTNTEVIEDKGVCSVSGQGSPRTGPTISFGFNKTSSSPTPSGGSQAPKVSVSFSFAKKAPVKLETAAAFFADPGEETVEGEEGQEEGGEKTGGDDIGVASTTDIPQAASGGGGGGGGGGGGGGGGGGGDVGGGGEGEEEQSQPDDGAALASTLNKLKMMMKKEEGYSGQEPQYYHYVPPAHCRVKPHFQFLLFMKATDQCDSKEDEDGAKDEKAATGNVGEQKHIKVSSCTSEKDAENEPAQAQNSNPSPTLAKVNTEEESGSTAAGQIDTAVVVSSNQPADAKQGISESPDTGPRMPTGPFFPVLSKDESTTLQWPSELLEFTKAQPSLSYSCNPLYFDFKLSRNKGNWASKNSKPAKAVSTDGQEGPKPENTDRTPDTSGETCTATSVAGPSTVQKEQSLLKGEGAESENNEQKLQSNEDVSAGSKKKKKKKKHKKSSKHSKRKEKAAVEGELENETPGEKAKKKKKHKRKKSKNKARGTDEIEVEGGGSKEKEKDKDDKDGVSTAQSSGVSTSLEGGKRKRSHKLSQLSGVEEGSAGKPSSKEEHNGTKRLKSDTNAPAASCSASAQKSLSGGRPPSSDSEEDGGSSSQRSRPAHRRSTPPREQRRHRSDDSGRSRSRSSRRGDHNHRRHRGQKSRSRSYSSSSERSSAGSSAYSRRSHSYSDSYSDYSDEERRHRSRIPSSDSDYERRDSGRSHRRHYSSSSSEEDSRSRSRSHSRRKHHRRRHQRSSSRSSSRSSRSSSARSYRRSSYSRSRSSASRSSSSTKGSPHRHGHSRRSDSSTRRRDFNRSRIYRSQSPRSSSRTQSRNSNSSSVQGTRGGGGASSKESGGAAEHRNSFTARQLLEKIQSRKGGDESGTGTKTGIKIKDPPQGYFGPKLPPALGNKSMLSLFGKLQAGKKPPLLPLTRLTESEKSEQGKNSDSNEVILVEPIREFPPPPPPPQPPVQQQQQQQQKQQLEEAVSNAVVPEETRHPPSDPPALHESQPQYEQDPAMMISQYQGEPRQDPSNPILDGHLMGPEMGPQPSMHAYPGYPPPTMEDGDMGMEAEEDGLAPLESQPITFTPEEMEKYSKLQQAAQQHIQQQLLAKQVKSFPSAAAAAAAANLAAAANLAPAPPPPPAALQPIHIQQPTVSAASATSITTVQHAILQHHAAAMGLHPHNPHHPHHAQLAQVHHIPQHHLTPISLSPLGHSLGHSLGHSLGHTGLIPAHHTAFLSGQPIHIIPASALHHTPLALHHIPHAALYPTLFAPRPASAAAAAALQLHPLLHPIFSGQDLQHPPNHGS comes from the exons GACGAACTGACCCAGTGCCCATCGTCCTCAAATATGACGTCATGGGAATGGGGCGAATGGAAATGGAG CTGGACTATGCAGAAGATGCCACAGAGAAGCGCCGGGTGTTGGAAATTGAAAAAGAAGACACAGAGGAACTGCGTCAGAAATACAAG GATTATGCAGAGAAGGAAAAAGCCATTGCTAAAGCTCTAGAGGAACTGAGGGCCAACTTCTACTGTGAACTGTGTGATAAGCAATACCAGAAACATCAGGAGTTTGACAATCATATCAACTCCTACGATCATGCACACAAGCAG AGACTGAAGGAGCTGAAGCAGAGAGAGTATGCTCGGAATGTGTCTTCTCGTTCCAAAAAGGATTGCAGAAAACAGGAGCGGATGCTGCGGCGGCTTCATGAACTGGCCGAACAGAGGAAACAGCAAGACCA tgtccCTGGTAGTGGCCCTATGTTTAAAACCACCACAGTGGCAGTAGATGGAGAAAAGGGGGAAGACTCCATGGATGGTGTGCCTATGACAGTGGATACCAACACAGAGGTTATTGAAGATAAGGGAGTCTGTAGTGTTAGTGGTCAAGGCTCCCCTAGAACAGGCCCTACCATCAGCTTTGGGTTTAACAAGACTAGCTCTTCTCCAACACCCTCTGGAGGCTCACAGGCTCCCAAAGTCAGTGTCTCCTTCTCTTTTGCTAAGAAAGCTCCAGTCAAACTTGAGACAGCTGCAGCTTTCTTTGCAGACCCTGGCGAAGAGACAGTGGAAGGAGAAGAAGGTCAGGAAGAGGGAGGAGAAAAGACTGGAGGAGATGATATAGGTGTAGCATCTACCACTGATATCCCCCAAGCAGCatcaggaggaggaggaggtggtggtggtggaggaggaggaggaggaggaggaggaggaggagatgTTGGTGGGGGGGGTGAGGGTGAAGAAGAGCAGTCACAACCAGATGATGGAGCCGCCCTGGCCTCCACTTTGAACAAgttgaagatgatgatgaaaaAGGAAGAAGGTTACTCTGGACAGGAGCCACAGTATTACCATTACGTACCTCCTGCACATTGTCGGGTCAAGCCCCATTTCCAGTTTCTGCTTTTCATGAAGGCTACAGACCAGTGTGATAGCAAGGAGGATGAGGATGGAGCGAAAGATGAGAAGGCAGCAACAGGTAATGTTGGAGAGCAAAAACATATCAAAGTCAGCAGCTGCACATCTGAAAAAGATGCTGAGAATGAACCTGCACAGGCACAAAACTCAAATCCCTCTCCCACATTAGCTAAAGTGAACACAGAGGAAGAATCGGGTAGTACAGCTGCAGGGCAAATTGATACAGCAGTAGTAGTTAGCTCGAACCAACCAGCTGATGCCAAGCAAGGGATATCAGAGTCTCCAGACACAGGTCCCCGCATGCCAACTGGGCCTTTCTTTCCTGTGCTAAGTAAGGATGAAAGCACTACCTTGCAATGGCCTTCTGAATTGTTGGAATTTACTAAGGCTCAGCCATCTCTCTCCTACAGTTGTAATCCTCTTTACTTTGACTTCAAACTGTCAAGAAACAAAGGAAACTGGGCTAGCAAAAACAGCAAACCTGCCAAGGCCGTTAGCACTGATGGACAAGAGGGGCCTAAGCCTGAAAACACAGACAGGACTCCTGACACTAGTGGAGAGACTTGCACTGCTACATCGGTTGCAGGACCCAGTACTGTTCAAAAAGAACAATCTTTATTAAAAGGGGAGGGTGCTGAAAGCGAGAACAATGAGCAGAAATTACAAAGTAATGAAGATGTGTCTGCAGGGtctaagaaaaagaaaaagaagaagaaacacAAGAAATCAAGCAAGCATTCCAAACGTAAAGAAAAAGCAGCAGTGGAGGGGGAGTTGGAGAATGAGACACCAGGAGAgaaagcaaaaaagaaaaagaaacataaaagaaagaaaagcaaaaataaagcaCGTGGCACTGATGAAATTGAAGTAGAGGGAGGTGGCAGtaaggaaaaagagaaagacaaGGATGACAAAGATGGAGTATCCACTGCTCAGTCATCAGGAGTAAGCACATCCCTTGAGGGAGGAAAGAGAAAACGGTCCCACAAATTGTCTCAGTTGTCTGGGGTTGAGGAAGGCAGTGCAGGAAAACCTAGCTCTAAAGAGGAACACAATGGTACTAAACGTCTTAAATCTGACACCAATGCACCTGCTGCCTCCTGCTCTGCCTCAGCCCAAAAGAGCTTAAGTGGAGGTCGACCTCCAAGCAGTGACAGTGAGGAGGATGGAGGATCATCCTCTCAACGTTCTCGACCAGCTCACCGTCGTTCCACACCACCACGTGAGCAGCGCAGACACCGCAGTGATGATTCTGGACGATCACGTAGTAGGTCATCTCGTCGAGGAGACCACAACCATAGACGCCACAGAGGACAAAAGTCACGCAGTCGATCCTACTCAAGTAGCTCAGAGCGTTCCTCAGCAGGTAGCAGTGCTTACAGTCGCCGTAGCCATAGCTACTCAGACAGCTACAGTGACTACAGTGATGAAGAACGTCGCCACAGATCAAGAATACCCTCCTCAGACTCAGACTATGAGAGGCGTGATAGTGGGCGATCTCACAGGCGACATTACTCCTCATCTTCTTCAGAGGAAGACTCGCGTTCACGTTCACGATCACATAGCCGCAGGAAACATCATCGGCGGAGACACCAACGGAGCAGTAGTCGCAGCTCCAGTCGTAGTAGTAGAAGTAGCAGTGCCCGTTCCTACAGACGCAGCAGCTACAGTCGCAGCCGTAGCTCTGCCAGTCGTTCATCTAGCTCCACCAAGGGCTCTCCACATCGACATGGTCACAGCCGGCGATCTGACAGCTCAACACGGCGACGGGATTTCAACCGATCGCGAATCTACCGTTCCCAGTCTCCTAGGTCTTCTTCCCGCACACAATCCCGAAACAGCAATTCTTCATCTGTACAAGGAACTAGAGGTGGTGGTGGAGCTTCCTCAAAGGAGAGTGGAGGTGCTGCAGAACATAGAAATTCATTCACAGCTCGACAACTCTTGGAGAAAATCCAATCTAGAAAAGGAGGAGATGAATCTGGTACTGGCACTAAGACGGGCATCAAGATCAAGGACCCTCCACAGGGATACTTTGGGCCCAAGCTCCCCCCTGCCCTTGGAAACAAAAGTATGTTGTCTCTGTTTGGCAAGCTCCAAGCAGGAAAGAAGCCACCATTACTTCCTCTTACACGTTTAACCGAGAGTGAAAAGTCTGAACAGGGGAAAAATTCCGATAGTAATGAAGTGATCCTGGTAGAACCCATTCGTGAGTTTCCCCCACCTCCTCCTCCACCTCAGCCACCAgttcaacaacagcagcaacaacaacaaaagcagCAATTGGAGGAGGCTGTATCAAATGCTGTAGTGCCCGAGGAGACTAGACATCCACCCTCAGACCCTCCAGCCCTTCATGAGTCTCAGCCACAATATGAGCAGGATCCAGCAATGATGATATCACAATACCAAGGTGAGCCAAGACAAGACCCCAGTAACCCCATTTTGGACGGGCATCTAATGGGCCCCGAGATGGGACCGCAGCCTTCTATGCATGCCTACCCTGGTTACCCCCCTCCCACAATGGAGGATGGGGACATGGGCATGGAAGCTGAAGAGGATGGTCTTGCACCTTTAGAAAGTCAACCAATTACCTTTACCCCAGAGGAAATGGAGAAATACAGCAAGTTGCAGCAAGCAGCTCAACAGCACATTCAACAGCAACTGTTGGCCAAGCAGGTGAAGAGCTTCCCCTCAGCTGCAGCTGCTGCAGCCGCAGCTAACTTGGCAGCAGCGGCTAACCTTGCCCCTGCACCGCCGCCACCACCAGCTGCACTGCAGCCTATCCACATCCAGCAACCTACAGTTTCTGCAGCTTCTGCTACCTCTATTACCACAGTGCAGCACGCCATCCTGCAGCACCACGCTGCTGCCATGGGCCTTCATCCCCATAACCCACATCATCCCCACCATGCCCAGCTAGCCCAGGTGCACCACATACCTCAACATCATCTAACTCCTATCTCCTTGTCACCACTGGGCCATTCTTTGGGCCATTCACTGGGTCACTCTTTAGGACACACTGGCCTGATTCCAGCCCACCACACTGCCTTCCTTTCAGGCCAGCCCATACATATTATACCAGCCTCTGCCCTTCATCACACCCCTCTTGCTCTACACCACATCCCCCATGCTGCCCTCTACCCAACGCTTTTCGCCCCTCGGCCAGCCTCTGCTGCGGCAGCGGCTGCCCTACAGCTACACCCACTTCTGCATCCTATCTTCTCAGGGCAGGACCTTCAGCACCCTCCAAACCATGGCTCCTGA